The Neobacillus sp. PS3-34 genome has a window encoding:
- a CDS encoding multidrug efflux SMR transporter gives MKGYLFLTIAIVSEIFGTSMLKASEVFTKFWPSAAFIVGFGLAFYSLSLALQYIPLNIAYAIWSGVGTALTALISILIWKEKISIQGVIGMLLIIAGVVILNLGKSTK, from the coding sequence ATGAAGGGTTATTTATTTTTAACGATCGCAATTGTAAGTGAAATTTTCGGTACTTCTATGCTTAAAGCATCAGAAGTGTTTACAAAATTTTGGCCGAGTGCGGCGTTTATTGTCGGCTTCGGTTTAGCATTTTATTCTCTTTCACTAGCTTTGCAATATATCCCTTTAAATATAGCGTATGCCATCTGGTCTGGAGTGGGCACAGCCTTGACAGCTTTGATAAGTATATTAATCTGGAAAGAAAAAATAAGTATTCAAGGCGTCATAGGAATGCTCTTAATAATCGCAGGCGTTGTTATTCTTAATCTAGGTAAATCTACCAAGTGA
- a CDS encoding VanZ family protein, with translation MMKLKIKTNLLSISLSQILFFVLMPVWLKLLSYLNPMVLVVVWMCLTIFVFFAVYYVRKETIQIHVLIIKLVLSIYSFGLMVLLFFRPANQQYSQINFIPFKTIVGFLTGEGNFLIAFYNITANILLFVPYGVVTFLLNKSPSRSQLYIIPAIAILLIEIIQHLTKRGSMDIDDFILNLLGVCIGYLVHPVIQKVVKVKKYKV, from the coding sequence ATGATGAAACTAAAAATTAAAACCAACTTGTTGTCGATTAGTCTATCTCAAATTCTCTTCTTTGTCTTAATGCCCGTATGGTTAAAGCTATTATCCTATCTTAACCCAATGGTTTTGGTCGTTGTGTGGATGTGTTTGACCATTTTTGTGTTTTTCGCCGTATATTATGTGCGAAAAGAAACGATACAAATACATGTTCTTATCATAAAGCTGGTCCTGAGCATTTATAGCTTTGGCTTAATGGTTTTGTTATTTTTCCGTCCAGCTAATCAACAGTATAGTCAAATTAACTTTATACCATTTAAAACGATTGTTGGCTTCCTTACAGGTGAGGGGAATTTTCTTATTGCCTTTTACAATATAACAGCGAATATTCTCCTATTCGTGCCATATGGTGTAGTGACTTTTTTGCTAAACAAAAGCCCATCGAGGAGTCAATTGTATATCATACCTGCAATAGCCATATTGCTAATAGAAATTATCCAGCACCTTACCAAGCGCGGAAGTATGGATATTGATGATTTTATATTAAATCTGTTAGGAGTATGTATTGGTTATCTTGTGCATCCGGTGATTCAAAAAGTGGTGAAAGTCAAAAAATATAAAGTTTGA
- a CDS encoding YdeI/OmpD-associated family protein, whose amino-acid sequence MTNTIVDKLNLHKYKKVAVLHSPKGSDYLSELEDYDTELTDSKYDLIFAFVLDMESLKGLVNKVIEKNCLNKNGYIFLAYPKKGNKVYPTFIHRDDLLDGLGADENGYVGTSNIKFARMVGLDEVFTVVGLKEDSQNRNKATTAASQCVDDYIEMVPHVERDLQHTPDLLAFYQSLTPGYRKDWARYVYSAKQDATKDKRREEMKMILGAGYKSRDLYQRDKK is encoded by the coding sequence ATGACTAATACAATAGTAGACAAATTAAATCTACATAAATATAAAAAAGTAGCAGTATTGCATTCGCCGAAGGGTTCAGATTATTTATCTGAGTTAGAAGATTATGATACAGAGCTCACTGATAGTAAGTATGATCTTATTTTTGCTTTTGTGTTAGATATGGAGTCTTTAAAGGGACTTGTAAACAAGGTGATTGAGAAAAATTGTTTAAATAAAAACGGTTATATCTTTTTGGCCTATCCAAAAAAGGGGAATAAAGTATATCCAACGTTCATTCATCGTGATGATTTATTAGATGGATTGGGTGCTGATGAAAATGGTTATGTTGGGACAAGTAATATTAAATTTGCACGAATGGTAGGATTAGATGAGGTCTTTACGGTTGTCGGACTAAAAGAAGATTCTCAAAACCGAAATAAAGCAACGACAGCTGCAAGTCAATGCGTAGATGATTATATAGAGATGGTTCCACATGTTGAAAGAGATTTACAACACACTCCAGATCTATTAGCTTTTTATCAATCACTTACTCCCGGATACCGCAAAGATTGGGCTCGTTATGTTTATAGTGCAAAACAAGACGCGACAAAAGATAAGCGACGTGAGGAAATGAAAATGATTCTTGGTGCGGGATACAAGAGCCGGGATCTTTATCAGAGAGATAAAAAATAA
- a CDS encoding aldo/keto reductase: MRTMKLGSSTLEVPVVAVGCMRINTLEKDEAERFVQTALEEGANFFDHADIYGGGTCEEIFADAIHMNTDIREKIILQSKCGIRQGMFDFSKEHILDSVDGILKRLKTEYLDVLHLHRPDALVEPEEVAEAFDILENSGKVRHFGVSNQNPTQIQLLKKSVKQSLIANQLQLSITNANMISNGMNVNMENDSAINRDGSVLDYCRLNDITIQPWSPFQYGFFEGVFLGNDKFPELNQKIDEIAKKYEVSNTTIATAWILRHPAQMQPVIGTMNLDRLKECCKASEIHLTREEWYSIYRSAGNILP; the protein is encoded by the coding sequence ATGAGAACAATGAAACTAGGAAGCAGTACTTTAGAGGTGCCGGTCGTTGCAGTCGGCTGCATGCGTATTAACACACTAGAAAAAGACGAGGCTGAGCGCTTTGTCCAAACAGCTTTAGAAGAAGGAGCGAACTTCTTCGACCATGCGGACATTTATGGCGGCGGAACATGCGAGGAAATATTCGCAGATGCCATTCACATGAACACAGATATTCGTGAAAAAATCATTCTGCAATCGAAATGTGGAATTCGTCAGGGAATGTTCGACTTTTCCAAAGAACATATTTTAGATTCGGTAGACGGAATTTTGAAACGGCTGAAAACAGAATATCTCGATGTTCTGCATCTGCACCGCCCTGATGCTCTTGTAGAGCCCGAAGAGGTAGCAGAGGCGTTTGATATTCTTGAAAATTCGGGTAAAGTACGGCATTTCGGCGTCTCCAATCAGAATCCGACGCAGATCCAACTGCTAAAGAAATCTGTGAAACAGTCGCTTATTGCAAACCAATTGCAATTAAGTATAACCAACGCCAACATGATCTCTAATGGAATGAATGTGAACATGGAAAATGATTCTGCCATAAATCGAGATGGGAGCGTACTTGATTATTGCAGGCTGAACGATATCACAATACAGCCATGGTCCCCTTTCCAATACGGATTTTTTGAAGGAGTATTTCTCGGAAACGACAAGTTTCCAGAATTGAATCAAAAAATTGATGAAATCGCAAAAAAATATGAGGTTAGCAACACTACCATTGCCACTGCATGGATTTTACGCCATCCAGCACAAATGCAGCCGGTCATAGGTACAATGAATTTAGACAGGCTTAAGGAATGCTGTAAGGCAAGCGAAATTCATCTGACGCGTGAAGAATGGTATAGTATTTATCGTTCTGCAGGCAATATCCTTCCATAA
- a CDS encoding LysR family transcriptional regulator has protein sequence MELRQLKYFVEVAKNEHFSMAAETLHVAQSALSRQVGLLEKELGVELFEREGRNVKLTPIGKMFLEQAMIALKAIDNATQLIEEYLEPERGIIRIGFPSSIASSTLPTIISAFKKEHPDVRFHLRQGSYEFLTEGIKKREIDLAFIGPVPVSDPDLHADILFSEYFYALIPETHSLAQNGSLSLYQLERDSFVLFPQGFVLRKIVVDACHQAGFRPFIPYEGEDLDAIKGLVSSGIGVTLLPETTLFGNMPSGTIKIKISHPEVKRTVGIIIPKNRPLSPSEKLFYEFVLDYFRHINLWT, from the coding sequence ATGGAATTAAGACAGTTAAAATACTTTGTTGAAGTTGCGAAAAATGAGCATTTTTCTATGGCTGCAGAAACCTTGCATGTTGCCCAGTCAGCTTTAAGCCGCCAGGTAGGGCTTTTAGAAAAAGAATTAGGAGTAGAGTTATTTGAAAGAGAGGGTCGAAATGTAAAATTAACCCCTATTGGAAAAATGTTCTTAGAACAGGCGATGATTGCTTTAAAGGCGATTGACAATGCCACTCAGCTTATCGAAGAATATTTGGAACCGGAACGCGGAATTATCCGTATCGGTTTTCCATCCAGTATAGCGAGCAGTACGCTGCCAACCATCATTTCAGCTTTTAAAAAAGAGCATCCAGATGTACGGTTTCATTTGCGTCAAGGATCCTATGAATTTCTCACAGAGGGGATCAAGAAAAGAGAGATTGATTTAGCGTTTATCGGTCCTGTGCCGGTCAGTGATCCGGATTTACATGCCGATATCCTTTTTTCGGAGTATTTTTACGCACTCATACCTGAAACTCACTCTCTAGCGCAGAACGGTAGTTTATCCCTATACCAATTGGAGCGTGATTCCTTTGTATTATTTCCACAAGGCTTTGTTCTTCGCAAAATAGTAGTGGATGCTTGCCATCAGGCGGGTTTCCGGCCATTCATTCCTTATGAGGGTGAAGATTTAGATGCGATAAAAGGATTAGTTTCTTCAGGAATCGGTGTCACTCTTCTCCCTGAGACGACCCTCTTTGGGAATATGCCTAGTGGAACAATTAAAATAAAAATCAGCCATCCAGAGGTGAAAAGAACGGTGGGAATCATTATTCCCAAAAATCGTCCACTTTCTCCTTCAGAGAAGCTGTTTTATGAATTTGTGCTGGATTACTTTAGACACATTAATTTGTGGACATAG
- a CDS encoding nucleoside transporter C-terminal domain-containing protein, with amino-acid sequence MSIIIGIIGILALVGIAWLMSNDKKNINYRAVGVMAAVQLFLAWFMLNTSIGKKVLHKIVDGFNKVLSFGNDGISFVFGDLAGKHLFFVDVLMMIVFVTALLGILTYSRILPLAIKYIGGAVSKITGLPKVESFVAVNSMVFGDTSAILSVKSFIPNLSGNRLFVVVTSSLVAVSCSILGAYMQMIPAEFVLVALPINVFSGLILSTIVCPVRKEEDEKIDIKGMIPEKSLFEAIGNWTLLGGKTALIVGAMLITYVGLIAAVNWIFTSIFGISFTGVLGYVFAPIAWIMGIPTNEIIKAGSIMGTKVAANEFVAMLDFMKLIPQMSHKTVGIVSAFLVSFANFSSIGIILGTVQAINNEKASQLAKVGLKVLLVATMGSVLTGTIVGLFL; translated from the coding sequence ATGTCAATCATAATCGGAATCATTGGAATCCTAGCTCTAGTAGGTATAGCTTGGTTGATGTCAAATGATAAGAAAAACATAAACTATCGTGCCGTTGGTGTAATGGCAGCTGTTCAGTTGTTTTTAGCTTGGTTTATGCTTAATACTTCAATTGGTAAAAAAGTTCTGCACAAAATCGTAGATGGCTTTAACAAAGTTCTTTCTTTCGGTAATGACGGTATCTCATTCGTATTCGGTGACCTTGCAGGAAAGCATTTATTCTTTGTAGATGTTCTGATGATGATTGTATTCGTAACAGCTCTTCTAGGTATTTTAACTTATTCAAGAATATTACCATTAGCTATTAAATACATTGGTGGTGCAGTAAGTAAAATAACAGGTTTACCAAAAGTGGAATCATTTGTTGCTGTGAATTCTATGGTATTTGGTGATACTTCTGCTATCCTTTCTGTTAAGTCATTTATTCCTAATCTTTCTGGTAACCGCTTGTTCGTTGTTGTTACTTCTTCTCTTGTTGCGGTAAGCTGTTCAATTTTAGGTGCTTACATGCAAATGATTCCTGCGGAGTTCGTATTGGTTGCGTTACCAATTAACGTATTCTCTGGTCTTATCCTATCAACGATCGTATGTCCTGTTCGTAAAGAAGAAGATGAAAAAATCGATATTAAGGGAATGATTCCTGAGAAATCTCTTTTCGAAGCAATCGGCAACTGGACATTGCTCGGCGGAAAGACGGCCTTAATCGTAGGCGCTATGCTTATTACTTATGTAGGATTGATCGCGGCAGTTAACTGGATTTTTACGTCAATCTTCGGTATCTCTTTCACTGGCGTACTTGGATATGTATTCGCGCCAATCGCTTGGATCATGGGTATTCCTACAAATGAGATTATTAAAGCTGGCTCAATCATGGGTACTAAGGTAGCCGCTAACGAATTCGTCGCTATGTTAGATTTCATGAAATTGATCCCTCAAATGTCTCATAAGACTGTTGGTATCGTATCAGCGTTCTTAGTATCTTTCGCCAACTTCTCTTCTATTGGAATTATTTTAGGAACTGTACAAGCTATCAATAATGAAAAGGCAAGTCAGTTAGCTAAGGTTGGTTTAAAGGTTTTGTTAGTAGCAACAATGGGATCAGTCTTAACTGGAACTATCGTAGGTTTGTTCCTATAA
- a CDS encoding AmiS/UreI family transporter, with protein sequence MGFVGLFLSGAVLFLNSLMLLGKADGKSVGIFNIFIGTIQIIIPFYLMVVSGQDHWELYNDASIFLFGLTYLYVGFTLWKGLEGSGLGWFSLWVAVIGIVYTITSFIHFHNVVNALTWGMWALLWFLFFLSNALNKKIDHYIGRVAFVQSWVTLTIPALLYFLGVWSTKIVNQIWTCVLILAIVYFVVSFFKLKFSYKKEKSSQAIHVNKTLGVK encoded by the coding sequence ATGGGCTTTGTTGGTTTGTTTCTATCAGGTGCAGTATTATTTCTAAACAGTCTTATGCTATTAGGGAAAGCCGATGGAAAAAGCGTTGGGATCTTTAATATTTTCATAGGGACCATTCAGATAATTATCCCATTTTATTTAATGGTCGTTTCAGGTCAAGATCATTGGGAACTTTATAATGATGCATCGATTTTTCTATTTGGCTTAACTTATTTATATGTGGGGTTCACCTTATGGAAAGGGCTTGAAGGCAGCGGACTAGGATGGTTTAGTCTATGGGTTGCTGTTATTGGAATTGTATATACCATAACATCTTTTATTCACTTTCATAATGTTGTCAATGCATTAACATGGGGCATGTGGGCATTATTATGGTTTCTGTTCTTTTTATCCAATGCACTTAATAAGAAAATTGACCATTATATTGGCAGAGTTGCATTTGTTCAGTCATGGGTTACATTGACCATACCAGCGCTCCTATATTTTTTAGGTGTTTGGAGTACAAAAATTGTCAATCAAATCTGGACCTGCGTTTTAATTCTAGCTATTGTGTATTTTGTTGTTAGTTTTTTCAAATTGAAATTCTCATATAAAAAAGAAAAAAGTAGTCAAGCAATCCACGTAAATAAAACTTTGGGGGTAAAATAA
- a CDS encoding polysaccharide deacetylase family protein — translation MIGLICYFFFHWFYNLGLKKRERKQEHIFLDPGKSRWSIIKRMSAGFTILLVLVSTIFIESLNTNPVFPELQLNNKSTASGIEPINTMFSEAELASQVQKTSPSPLIQKNRGLLNKKQMASKQEVYGFYVNWDENSKTSFKKNIDSITTLVPEWLQLTPSLTLKPSTDSSIIAEGKAHDIRILPLINNVINNKWDSDVLHRLFTTPGAEELFIKNLLAYVRTNDFDGINIDFEEINPNDKDHFTQFMDKVYEAFHQHGLLVTMDVPPKNNSFNYASLAASVDRMIVMLYDQHNSMSKPGPVAPSDWVKETLNQLNIPSEKLIVSLGSYGYDWEENSNQPAAAMTFGDIMELGNGNKLQIHWNKQVGNPYLRYKIKRKNHIVWFLDAATFYNQMKLVIDSGSKGIALWRLGSEDPSIWNYINKPKEMHNPSHALNPLVSPEPQYKGAGEILKIVSQSQKGKRTIQLDSHGMIQTESYIKLPKPSEVVRYGKPKTKKVVLSFDDGPDPAYTPQILDILDKNHIRGTFFILGENAMQHPELVKRMFKEGHEIGNHTFTHSDVASITPFQTRMELNATQRLFQEITRHSMTLFRPPYVSGTEPRTKSELVPIIRAQDMGYTTVAESIDSEDWQKHSSNEIVSQVLNQLPKGNVILMHDAGGDRSNTVKALPIIIKELKKRGYKFTTIADLIGKSDSHIIPPADQDSPYLVYDKAVFMVIQGWHFGLSFLFYSAIILGILRLALFVLLSRKQVKRYKETQIDPSFTPFVSVVIAAYNEEKVICKTVNSILSSDYPAFEILIIDDGSKDDTSVVVQETYTNNPLVRLIKKHNGGKSSAVNLGFKEAKGEFVVALDADTLIAENAISLLINHFKNENVAAVSGNVKVGNKGNLLTNWQHIEYVTGFNLERRAFAALNCITVVPGAIGAWRKTAVEEAGYFKEDTLAEDTDITLTLLRNGKKIEFEEMAHAFTEVPEDIKSLAKQRYRWVYGTLQCLWKHREALFNKKHNSLGYIALPNMWLFQYIYQTISPFADILFIMALFTTHPEKAAIGFIFFYLLDFFTSLYAFRLEKESPKPLSSLFLQRILYKQLMTYVVIKSIFSAIKGVTVGWNKLKRKGNVTQETSIVKVKESS, via the coding sequence TTGATTGGTCTTATCTGCTATTTTTTCTTCCACTGGTTTTACAATTTAGGGCTGAAAAAAAGGGAGCGAAAACAAGAACATATTTTTCTTGATCCCGGAAAAAGTCGCTGGTCCATTATTAAACGAATGAGTGCTGGCTTTACTATTTTATTAGTTTTAGTATCGACTATTTTTATTGAAAGCCTAAATACTAACCCAGTCTTTCCTGAGCTGCAATTGAATAATAAAAGTACAGCGAGCGGGATCGAGCCGATTAATACTATGTTCAGTGAAGCAGAGCTTGCTTCACAGGTTCAAAAAACGAGTCCTTCCCCTCTTATTCAAAAAAATAGGGGTCTATTAAACAAAAAACAAATGGCGAGCAAACAAGAAGTGTATGGTTTTTACGTCAATTGGGACGAAAACAGCAAAACTTCTTTCAAAAAAAATATAGATTCTATTACAACATTAGTGCCTGAGTGGCTGCAGCTTACTCCTAGCCTTACCCTTAAACCCAGCACTGACAGCTCTATTATTGCAGAGGGAAAAGCACATGATATAAGGATTCTTCCATTAATTAATAATGTTATTAACAATAAATGGGATAGCGATGTACTGCACCGATTATTTACTACTCCCGGTGCTGAAGAACTTTTTATTAAAAATTTGCTGGCTTATGTGAGAACAAATGACTTTGACGGTATTAATATTGACTTCGAAGAAATCAATCCAAATGACAAAGATCATTTCACTCAATTTATGGATAAAGTTTATGAAGCATTTCATCAACATGGTCTCTTGGTCACAATGGATGTCCCTCCAAAGAACAATAGCTTTAACTATGCTTCTTTAGCAGCTAGCGTTGATCGTATGATTGTCATGCTATATGACCAGCACAACTCCATGAGTAAACCTGGACCTGTGGCTCCATCTGATTGGGTAAAAGAGACCTTAAACCAGCTCAATATTCCTTCCGAAAAATTGATTGTGAGTTTGGGTAGCTACGGTTATGACTGGGAAGAAAACTCCAATCAGCCTGCAGCTGCGATGACTTTTGGGGATATTATGGAATTGGGAAATGGAAACAAACTCCAAATCCATTGGAATAAACAAGTAGGAAACCCTTATTTACGCTACAAAATAAAAAGAAAAAACCATATTGTTTGGTTTTTAGATGCTGCTACATTTTATAATCAAATGAAGTTAGTGATAGATAGCGGCTCAAAAGGAATAGCGCTTTGGCGTCTCGGTTCTGAAGATCCTTCTATCTGGAATTACATTAATAAACCAAAGGAAATGCACAATCCATCCCATGCCCTTAATCCTTTGGTGAGTCCTGAGCCACAATATAAAGGTGCTGGTGAGATATTAAAAATAGTTTCTCAATCACAAAAAGGGAAAAGAACGATTCAATTGGATTCACATGGTATGATTCAAACCGAATCCTATATTAAACTACCAAAGCCTTCTGAGGTGGTACGGTATGGTAAACCCAAAACCAAGAAAGTCGTCCTTTCCTTTGATGATGGTCCGGATCCAGCTTATACACCTCAAATATTAGACATTTTGGACAAGAATCATATAAGAGGTACCTTCTTTATTCTTGGAGAGAACGCTATGCAGCATCCAGAACTGGTTAAAAGGATGTTTAAAGAAGGTCATGAAATTGGCAACCATACATTCACCCATTCTGATGTTGCCTCTATCACACCATTTCAAACGAGAATGGAGCTTAATGCAACTCAGCGTTTATTTCAAGAAATTACCCGTCATTCGATGACCCTTTTCCGCCCGCCGTATGTGTCCGGTACGGAACCGAGAACAAAAAGCGAACTGGTGCCTATAATCCGGGCACAGGATATGGGCTATACCACGGTTGCAGAATCAATTGACTCTGAGGATTGGCAAAAACATTCTAGCAATGAAATTGTGAGTCAGGTATTGAATCAGCTGCCAAAAGGAAATGTAATTTTGATGCATGATGCTGGCGGTGACCGATCCAACACTGTAAAGGCCTTACCTATTATTATTAAAGAACTGAAAAAGCGCGGCTACAAATTTACCACCATTGCTGATCTAATTGGAAAAAGTGATAGTCATATTATACCCCCTGCTGATCAGGACAGCCCTTATTTGGTCTATGACAAGGCTGTATTCATGGTGATACAAGGCTGGCATTTTGGATTAAGCTTCCTATTCTACTCAGCTATTATTTTAGGAATTTTGCGCCTGGCTCTCTTCGTTCTCCTTTCGAGAAAGCAGGTAAAAAGGTATAAAGAGACCCAGATCGACCCTAGCTTTACACCTTTTGTCAGTGTCGTGATTGCTGCCTATAACGAGGAAAAAGTAATTTGTAAAACAGTTAATTCTATTTTATCCAGCGATTACCCTGCTTTTGAGATTTTGATTATCGACGATGGATCAAAGGATGACACTTCCGTTGTGGTTCAGGAAACTTATACCAACAATCCTCTCGTCAGATTAATTAAAAAACACAATGGAGGAAAATCTTCCGCTGTTAATCTTGGTTTTAAAGAAGCAAAGGGGGAATTCGTGGTTGCTCTTGACGCTGATACACTCATCGCTGAAAATGCCATCTCATTGCTTATTAACCATTTTAAAAATGAAAATGTTGCTGCTGTTTCAGGTAATGTAAAGGTCGGCAATAAAGGGAACCTCCTTACAAACTGGCAGCATATCGAGTATGTGACAGGCTTTAACCTTGAAAGAAGGGCTTTTGCAGCTCTCAATTGCATTACGGTTGTACCCGGTGCGATCGGTGCTTGGAGGAAGACGGCGGTAGAAGAAGCAGGATACTTTAAAGAGGATACACTGGCAGAGGATACCGATATCACTCTTACCCTTTTACGCAATGGGAAAAAGATTGAATTCGAAGAAATGGCTCATGCCTTTACAGAAGTGCCGGAAGATATAAAAAGTCTGGCAAAACAGCGTTACCGATGGGTTTATGGTACATTACAATGCTTATGGAAACATCGTGAGGCTTTATTCAATAAAAAACATAACTCATTAGGATATATCGCCCTTCCAAACATGTGGCTTTTCCAATATATTTATCAAACAATATCGCCTTTTGCAGATATACTGTTCATTATGGCCCTTTTTACCACACACCCTGAAAAAGCAGCCATTGGATTTATCTTTTTTTACTTGCTGGATTTCTTTACTTCTCTATATGCATTTCGATTGGAGAAAGAAAGTCCAAAGCCACTAAGCTCACTGTTTCTGCAACGAATATTGTACAAACAGCTTATGACTTATGTGGTGATAAAATCCATATTCTCAGCAATAAAGGGAGTAACGGTTGGTTGGAATAAACTAAAACGAAAAGGTAATGTAACTCAGGAAACCTCTATTGTGAAGGTTAAGGAATCCAGTTAA
- a CDS encoding ankyrin repeat domain-containing protein → MINEVFSAAQTGDTKQLKGLLDIDSTLANTENSDGLTPLGFAAHFGQAESVKVLLEYGADVNAVSHSKVSYIPSNTALHAAIAGERNMEVIKLLLSHNTQTNIFDSNAHTSLHTAAFHDDNIEMINLLLEHGANVNAKAEDGKTALELAIENGNINVAELLKQKGAIE, encoded by the coding sequence ATGATCAATGAAGTCTTTTCTGCTGCTCAAACAGGAGATACCAAACAATTAAAGGGTTTGTTGGATATTGATTCTACACTGGCAAACACTGAAAACAGCGATGGTCTAACACCTTTAGGATTTGCTGCACATTTTGGCCAGGCTGAATCTGTAAAGGTGCTGTTGGAGTATGGTGCAGACGTGAATGCTGTATCGCATTCTAAAGTCAGTTATATCCCCTCTAATACAGCTCTGCATGCCGCGATTGCAGGAGAGAGGAATATGGAAGTGATTAAACTGCTGCTTTCGCACAATACGCAGACGAATATTTTTGATAGCAACGCCCATACAAGTCTCCATACCGCTGCATTCCATGATGATAACATTGAAATGATCAATTTATTATTAGAACATGGAGCAAATGTCAATGCCAAAGCTGAAGATGGAAAAACGGCACTAGAGCTAGCAATAGAAAATGGTAATATCAATGTTGCCGAACTTTTGAAACAAAAAGGGGCTATAGAATAA